One window of the Pseudomonas knackmussii B13 genome contains the following:
- the mscK gene encoding mechanosensitive channel MscK, translating into MPSYLRNLLAALLLGGALAALPVHADTNQPPSAEAVQQSLDGLSARKLTDPDMQAAKASLERTLKLLGTRDDNVKQLDELKTSLADAPRQIIENQRNLARLKATPDKPATQRYAGENVSRLELLLNDRTTQLTDWQKQLLDAKSQFITAQTRPERAQADISNAQSRVLEIGNLLKAGKETGKSISPERRNELLAEQDSLNAQVQLLRQQLAGNNLLQDLANSRRDLLSEQIARAEHETLELQTMISDKRRQQSEKTVAELAKDSSQSTGSDSLLSQENATNLRFSDYLLRTTDRLNDLTRRNLEAKQQLDTLTQLDQTLDQQINVLRGSLLLSKVLYQQKQSLPKIKTDQELADEIADLRLYQFELNQKRDELANPQMYMDKLLAQQPQETVTPQLRQDLSNLVDTRSELMERLNHELNALLNEAITLQLTQKQLKDTSDNLRATLDEQMFWIPSNRPLDLSWFKMTPTLLQNQLAQVPWGSAVVEVGEGLIDRPLLFLPLLLLIAGLLWKRRFLYDKLASLNDDIGHFKRDGQAHTPLALLLAVLLALPGTLALAIAGLALVLDARGQNATLGAALLQMAEVWLVFYTAHRILSPGGIAERHFHWSQAQVRFASKMIRRLGAVVMALVAVFTVAEHQPGSLADDVIGIAVVLSGYAVMTTLLGRILFASPSTSRPSAIKMIVGVLFTALPVLLFIAVCFGYYYTALRLSDRLIDTLFLLMIWVVIEATFVRGLSVAARRLAYQRALSKRQNPPKENADGSEAVEEPTLNIEEINEQSLRLIRLGLLIVFVAVLYWIWADLISVASYLNDVTLYQYTTGTGDNLSSSPISLGDVLMALVIAAVTTALARNLPGLLEVLVLQRLTLAQGSAYAITTLLSYAISGVGIVSALSTLGVSWDKLQWLVAALSVGLGFGLQAIFSNFVSGLIILFERPVRIGDTVTIGSLSGTVSKIRIRATTITDFDRKEIIVPNQTFITGQLVNWSLSDTVTRVTIKIGLAYESDLALARKLMLEAARNNPRVLRDPEPSLYFLSISASTFDYELRFHVRELGDRNPAVDELLTAIALSFRENGVEMAFNQLDVYVKNGEGKEIHLAQKIPQLPLALPGVPVKDQDPPLPGSKP; encoded by the coding sequence ATGCCTTCGTATCTGCGCAACCTGCTCGCCGCCCTCCTCCTGGGCGGAGCCCTCGCCGCCCTGCCGGTTCACGCCGACACCAACCAGCCGCCTTCCGCCGAAGCCGTCCAGCAGAGCCTCGACGGCCTGTCCGCGCGCAAGCTGACGGATCCCGACATGCAGGCCGCCAAGGCCAGCCTGGAGCGCACGCTCAAGCTGCTCGGCACGCGCGACGACAATGTGAAGCAGCTGGACGAACTGAAAACCAGCCTGGCCGACGCGCCCCGGCAGATCATCGAGAACCAGCGCAACCTGGCGCGCCTGAAGGCAACCCCGGACAAGCCGGCGACCCAGCGCTACGCCGGCGAGAACGTGAGCCGCCTGGAGTTGCTGCTCAACGACCGCACCACCCAGCTCACCGACTGGCAGAAACAGCTGCTCGACGCGAAGAGCCAGTTCATCACCGCGCAGACCCGCCCCGAGCGCGCCCAGGCCGACATTAGCAATGCCCAGTCGCGGGTACTGGAAATCGGCAACCTCCTCAAGGCGGGCAAGGAGACCGGCAAGTCGATCTCGCCGGAGCGCCGTAACGAACTGCTCGCCGAGCAGGATTCGCTGAACGCGCAGGTACAGCTGCTGCGCCAGCAACTGGCCGGCAACAACCTGCTGCAGGACCTCGCCAACAGTCGCCGCGATCTGCTCAGCGAGCAGATCGCCCGCGCCGAGCACGAGACCCTCGAACTGCAGACGATGATCAGCGACAAGCGCCGCCAGCAGTCGGAAAAGACCGTCGCCGAGCTCGCCAAGGACAGCAGCCAGAGCACCGGTAGCGACAGCCTGCTGAGCCAGGAAAACGCCACCAACCTGCGCTTCTCGGACTATCTGCTGCGGACCACCGACCGCCTCAACGATCTGACCCGGCGCAACCTGGAGGCCAAGCAGCAGCTCGACACCCTGACCCAACTCGACCAGACCCTCGACCAACAGATCAATGTGCTGCGCGGCAGCCTGCTGCTGTCCAAGGTCCTCTACCAGCAGAAACAGTCGCTGCCCAAGATCAAGACCGACCAGGAGCTGGCCGACGAGATCGCCGACTTGCGCCTGTACCAGTTCGAGCTGAACCAGAAGCGCGACGAGCTGGCCAACCCGCAGATGTACATGGACAAGCTGCTAGCCCAGCAGCCGCAGGAAACCGTGACGCCGCAGCTGCGCCAGGACCTGAGCAACCTGGTGGACACCCGCAGCGAGCTGATGGAGCGCCTGAACCACGAGCTCAATGCCTTGCTCAACGAGGCCATCACCCTGCAGCTCACCCAGAAGCAGCTCAAGGACACCAGCGACAACCTGCGCGCCACGCTCGACGAGCAGATGTTCTGGATTCCCAGCAACCGCCCGCTGGACCTGTCCTGGTTCAAGATGACCCCGACCCTGCTGCAGAACCAGTTGGCGCAGGTGCCCTGGGGCTCGGCCGTGGTCGAAGTGGGTGAAGGCCTGATCGACCGGCCGCTGCTGTTCCTGCCGCTGCTCCTGCTGATCGCCGGCCTGCTGTGGAAGCGCCGCTTCCTCTACGACAAGCTGGCCTCGCTGAACGACGACATCGGCCACTTCAAGCGCGACGGCCAGGCACACACCCCGCTGGCCCTGCTGCTGGCGGTACTGCTCGCCCTGCCCGGCACCCTGGCCCTGGCCATCGCCGGCCTGGCGCTGGTACTCGACGCCCGCGGGCAGAACGCCACCCTCGGCGCCGCGCTGCTGCAGATGGCCGAGGTCTGGCTGGTGTTCTACACCGCCCACCGCATCCTCAGCCCCGGCGGCATCGCCGAGCGGCACTTCCACTGGAGCCAGGCGCAGGTGCGCTTCGCCAGCAAGATGATCCGCCGCCTGGGCGCCGTGGTCATGGCCCTGGTCGCGGTCTTCACCGTGGCCGAGCACCAGCCCGGCAGCCTGGCCGACGACGTCATCGGCATCGCCGTGGTGCTCTCCGGCTATGCAGTGATGACCACCCTGCTCGGACGCATCCTCTTCGCCAGCCCGAGCACTTCGCGTCCGTCAGCGATCAAGATGATCGTCGGCGTGCTCTTCACCGCGCTGCCGGTGCTGCTCTTCATCGCGGTCTGCTTCGGCTATTACTACACCGCGCTGCGCCTGAGCGACCGGCTGATCGACACCCTGTTCCTGCTGATGATCTGGGTGGTGATCGAGGCCACCTTCGTCCGCGGCCTGAGCGTGGCCGCCCGGCGCCTGGCCTACCAGCGCGCGCTGAGCAAGCGGCAGAACCCGCCCAAGGAGAACGCCGATGGCAGCGAAGCGGTGGAAGAGCCGACGCTGAACATCGAAGAGATCAACGAACAGTCCCTGCGCCTGATTCGCCTCGGCCTGCTGATCGTCTTCGTGGCGGTGCTGTACTGGATCTGGGCCGACCTCATCAGCGTCGCCTCGTACCTCAACGACGTAACGCTCTACCAATACACCACGGGCACTGGCGACAACCTCAGCAGCTCGCCGATCAGCCTCGGCGACGTGCTCATGGCGCTGGTCATCGCCGCCGTTACCACGGCCTTGGCGCGCAACCTGCCCGGCCTGCTGGAAGTGTTGGTGCTGCAACGCCTGACCCTGGCACAAGGCAGCGCCTACGCCATCACCACACTGCTTTCCTACGCCATCAGCGGCGTCGGTATCGTCAGCGCGCTGTCCACCCTCGGCGTCAGCTGGGACAAGCTGCAATGGCTGGTCGCTGCACTCTCCGTCGGTCTGGGCTTCGGCCTGCAGGCGATCTTCTCCAACTTCGTCTCCGGCCTGATCATCCTCTTCGAGCGCCCGGTACGGATCGGCGACACCGTGACCATCGGCAGCCTCTCCGGCACGGTCAGCAAGATCCGCATCCGCGCCACCACCATCACCGATTTCGACCGCAAGGAAATCATCGTCCCCAACCAGACCTTCATCACCGGGCAACTGGTGAACTGGTCGCTGAGCGACACCGTCACCCGCGTCACCATCAAGATCGGCCTGGCCTACGAGTCGGACCTGGCGCTTGCACGCAAGCTGATGCTCGAGGCCGCACGCAACAACCCGCGCGTGCTGCGTGATCCGGAGCCGTCGCTGTACTTCCTGTCGATCAGCGCCAGCACCTTCGACTACGAGCTGCGCTTCCACGTGCGCGAACTGGGCGACCGCAACCCGGCAGTGGACGAACTGCTCACCGCCATCGCCCTGAGCTTCCGCGAAAATGGCGTGGAGATGGCCTTCAACCAGCTCGACGTCTACGTGAAGAACGGCGAAGGCAAGGAAATCCACCTGGCACAGAAGATCCCCCAGCTGCCCCTGGCCCTGCCCGGCGTACCGGTGAAGGACCAGGACCCGCCGCTGCCGGGCAGCAAGCCCTGA
- the selO gene encoding protein adenylyltransferase SelO gives MKALDELSFDNRFARLGDAFSTEVLPDPIANPRLVVASRAALALLDLDPAVTEEPVFAEIFAGHKLWSEAEPRAMVYSGHQFGAYNPRLGDGRGLLLGEVVNDAGEHWDLHLKGAGQTPYSRMGDGRAVLRSSIREFLASEYLYALGIPSSRALCVTASDTPVWREQKENAAMLLRMAPSHVRFGHFEYFYYTQQHDKLKELGDFVLANSFPACLEQPQPYAAFFREVVERNAELIAYWQAYGFCHGVMNTDNMSILGITFDYGPYAFLDDFDAKHICNHSDDSGRYSFNNQVPIAHWNLAALGQALTPFVEVDELREALGLFLPLYQAHYLDLMRRRLGLTTAEEGDLELVQRLLQVMQSGAVDYSLFFRRLGEQAPEQALATVREDFVDLADFDAWAAEYLARTAREGGNQDERRARMHAVNPLYVLRNYLAQEAIAAAEQGDYSVVRQLHEVLSKPFEEQPGVEHLTRRPPDWGRHLEISCSS, from the coding sequence ATGAAAGCCCTCGACGAACTCTCCTTCGACAATCGCTTCGCCCGCCTGGGCGACGCCTTCTCCACCGAAGTCCTCCCCGATCCCATCGCCAACCCGCGTTTGGTCGTCGCCAGCCGCGCCGCCCTGGCGTTGCTCGACCTCGATCCGGCGGTGACCGAGGAGCCGGTGTTCGCCGAGATCTTCGCCGGGCACAAGCTGTGGTCCGAGGCCGAGCCGCGGGCAATGGTCTACTCCGGCCACCAGTTCGGCGCCTACAACCCGCGCCTGGGCGATGGCCGCGGCCTGCTGCTGGGCGAAGTGGTCAATGACGCCGGCGAACACTGGGACCTGCACCTCAAGGGAGCCGGGCAGACGCCCTACTCGCGCATGGGCGACGGCCGCGCCGTGCTGCGCAGCTCGATCCGCGAATTCCTCGCCAGCGAGTACCTCTACGCCCTTGGCATCCCCAGCAGCCGCGCGCTCTGCGTGACCGCATCGGACACCCCGGTGTGGCGCGAGCAGAAGGAAAACGCCGCGATGCTGCTGCGCATGGCGCCCAGCCACGTGCGCTTCGGCCATTTCGAGTACTTCTACTACACCCAGCAGCACGACAAGCTGAAGGAGCTGGGCGACTTCGTCCTGGCCAACAGCTTCCCCGCCTGCCTGGAGCAGCCGCAGCCCTACGCGGCCTTCTTCCGCGAAGTGGTCGAGCGCAACGCCGAACTCATCGCCTACTGGCAGGCCTACGGCTTTTGCCACGGAGTGATGAACACCGACAACATGTCGATCCTCGGCATCACCTTCGACTACGGCCCCTACGCCTTCCTCGACGACTTCGACGCCAAGCACATCTGCAACCACTCCGACGACAGCGGGCGCTACAGCTTCAACAACCAGGTGCCCATCGCCCACTGGAACCTGGCGGCGCTGGGCCAGGCGCTGACGCCCTTCGTCGAGGTGGACGAATTGCGCGAGGCGCTCGGCCTGTTCCTGCCGCTGTACCAGGCCCATTACCTCGACCTGATGCGCCGCCGCCTCGGCCTGACCACGGCCGAGGAAGGCGACCTCGAACTCGTGCAACGTCTGCTGCAGGTGATGCAGAGCGGCGCGGTGGACTACAGCCTGTTCTTCCGCCGCCTCGGCGAGCAGGCGCCGGAACAGGCGCTGGCCACGGTCCGCGAGGATTTCGTCGACCTCGCCGACTTCGATGCCTGGGCCGCCGAATACCTCGCTCGCACCGCGCGCGAAGGCGGCAACCAGGACGAGCGCCGCGCGCGCATGCATGCGGTGAATCCGCTGTACGTGCTGCGCAACTACCTGGCCCAGGAAGCCATTGCAGCTGCCGAACAGGGCGACTACTCGGTGGTGCGCCAGCTGCACGAGGTGCTGAGCAAGCCCTTCGAGGAGCAGCCGGGCGTGGAACACCTGACCCGCCGCCCGCCGGACTGGGGCCGCCACCTGGAGATCAGCTGTTCCTCCTGA
- a CDS encoding bifunctional O-acetylhomoserine aminocarboxypropyltransferase/cysteine synthase — protein MKPETLAVHAGYSPDPTTKAVAVPIYQTTSYAFDDTQHGADLFDLKVAGNIYTRIMNPTNDVLEQRVAALEGGVGALAVASGMAAITYAIQTVAEAGDNIVSVAKLYGGTYNLLAHTLPRFGIQTRFAPHDDIAALEALIDERTKAVFCESIGNPAGNIVDLQALADAAHRHGVPLIVDNTVATPILCRPFEHGADIVVHSLTKYIGGHGTSIGGIVVDSGKFPWAQHKERFPLLNTPDPSYHGVTYTEAFGPAAFIGRCRVVPLRNTGAALSPFNAFLILQGLETLALRMERHCDNALAVAHYLQQHPQVAWVKYAGLPDHPEHALAQRYTGGKPASILSFGIQGGQEAGARFIDALKLVVRLVNIGDAKSLACHPASTTHRQLNDEELEKAGVPRDMVRLSIGIEHRDDIIADLEQALAAAAA, from the coding sequence ATGAAACCGGAAACCCTGGCCGTCCATGCCGGCTACAGCCCCGACCCGACCACCAAGGCCGTGGCCGTGCCGATCTACCAGACCACCTCCTACGCCTTCGACGACACCCAGCACGGCGCCGACCTGTTCGACCTCAAGGTCGCCGGCAACATCTACACGCGCATCATGAACCCCACCAACGACGTGCTGGAGCAGCGCGTCGCGGCGCTGGAAGGCGGGGTCGGCGCGCTCGCCGTGGCCTCGGGCATGGCCGCCATCACCTATGCCATCCAGACCGTCGCCGAGGCCGGCGACAACATCGTCTCGGTGGCCAAGCTCTATGGCGGTACCTACAATCTGCTGGCGCACACCCTGCCGCGCTTCGGCATCCAGACCCGCTTTGCCCCGCACGACGACATCGCTGCGCTGGAAGCGCTGATCGACGAGCGCACCAAGGCAGTCTTCTGCGAATCCATCGGCAACCCGGCGGGTAACATCGTCGATCTCCAGGCCCTGGCCGACGCCGCGCACCGCCACGGCGTGCCGCTGATCGTCGACAACACCGTCGCCACGCCCATCCTCTGCCGGCCCTTCGAGCACGGCGCGGACATCGTGGTGCACTCGCTGACCAAGTACATCGGCGGCCACGGCACCAGCATCGGCGGCATCGTGGTCGACTCCGGCAAGTTCCCCTGGGCGCAGCACAAGGAGCGCTTCCCGCTGCTCAACACGCCGGACCCGTCCTACCACGGCGTGACCTACACCGAAGCCTTCGGCCCGGCGGCCTTCATCGGCCGCTGCCGCGTGGTGCCGCTGCGCAACACCGGCGCGGCGCTCTCGCCGTTCAACGCCTTCCTCATCCTGCAGGGCCTGGAAACCCTGGCGCTGCGGATGGAGCGCCATTGCGACAATGCCCTCGCGGTCGCCCACTACCTGCAGCAACACCCGCAAGTGGCCTGGGTGAAGTACGCCGGCCTGCCCGATCATCCGGAACATGCGCTGGCGCAGCGCTATACCGGCGGCAAGCCCGCGTCGATCCTCTCCTTCGGCATCCAGGGCGGCCAGGAAGCCGGCGCGCGCTTCATCGACGCGCTCAAGCTGGTGGTGCGCCTGGTCAACATCGGCGACGCCAAGTCGCTCGCCTGCCATCCGGCCTCCACCACCCACCGCCAGCTCAACGACGAAGAGCTGGAGAAGGCCGGCGTGCCGCGTGACATGGTGCGTCTGTCGATCGGCATCGAGCACCGCGACGACATCATCGCCGACCTGGAGCAGGCGCTGGCCGCCGCCGCGGCTTGA
- the trxC gene encoding thioredoxin TrxC — protein MTDPLLIPCPHCGGLNRLPSERLSDHPRCGRCKNEVLPGTPFAVADAGFAAQLKGDLPLLLDVWADWCGPCKAFAPTFEQAAARLNGRCRLAKLDSEANQHLAGRLGIRSIPTLILFKDGREVARQSGAMPLPQLLDWLSRQGV, from the coding sequence ATGACCGATCCCCTGCTGATTCCCTGCCCACACTGCGGCGGCCTCAACCGCCTGCCGAGCGAACGCCTGAGCGACCATCCCCGCTGCGGCCGCTGCAAGAACGAAGTGCTGCCGGGCACGCCCTTCGCCGTCGCCGACGCCGGCTTCGCCGCGCAACTCAAGGGCGACCTGCCGCTGCTGCTGGATGTCTGGGCCGACTGGTGCGGCCCCTGCAAGGCGTTCGCGCCGACCTTCGAGCAGGCCGCCGCTCGGCTGAACGGCAGATGCCGCCTGGCCAAGCTCGACAGCGAAGCCAACCAGCACCTCGCCGGGCGCCTGGGCATCCGCTCGATCCCCACGCTGATCCTGTTCAAGGATGGTCGCGAAGTTGCGCGGCAGAGCGGTGCCATGCCGCTTCCGCAACTGCTCGACTGGCTGTCGCGCCAGGGCGTCTGA
- a CDS encoding YiiD C-terminal domain-containing protein → MYFPEDYVRQLTEEHIAFVKRTGLKAELLERGHVRLRMPLKGNENHLGTMYAAALFTLAEIPGGVLRLTCFESHSYYPIVKEASLRFLRPATSDVLVDARLSDAEIDRIAEEAASKGKSEYVLDLQLKDTQGVVVAESHAVYQLRSR, encoded by the coding sequence ATGTATTTCCCCGAAGACTACGTCCGCCAGCTGACCGAGGAGCACATCGCCTTCGTCAAGCGCACCGGGCTCAAGGCCGAACTCCTCGAGCGCGGCCACGTGCGCCTGCGCATGCCCCTCAAGGGCAACGAGAACCACCTCGGAACCATGTACGCCGCTGCACTCTTCACCCTGGCCGAAATCCCCGGAGGCGTCCTGCGCCTCACCTGCTTCGAAAGCCACAGCTATTACCCGATCGTCAAGGAAGCCAGCCTGCGCTTCCTCCGCCCCGCCACCAGTGACGTGCTGGTCGACGCCCGTCTGAGCGACGCCGAGATAGACCGCATCGCCGAAGAGGCAGCGAGCAAAGGCAAGTCCGAGTACGTGCTGGACCTGCAACTCAAGGACACCCAGGGCGTGGTGGTTGCCGAGAGCCACGCCGTCTATCAGCTGCGTAGCCGCTGA
- a CDS encoding universal stress protein, which yields MPKLILVAHDLSVEADVAVRRAAQLAAEHDAEVCLLHVIKSSPTAELLGRTRQTAEAALRDSAQAAGLQRCELLIGEGLPATVIASTAEEMQADLLVTGAHHPQVVEHFDGTTLEQILRCCRVPALLALDDQLQPYQRVLSALDFSVAACNAWRAACCWLPPHSELLAVHAYDTGSDNRRVQERLEEQQALLEQLMQDECAQVGEALPHRKSLVSSLNIRVLLDQSLADWQPQLLVLGSRGRAALQQALLGSTARYYLRRPPCDLLVSA from the coding sequence ATGCCCAAGCTCATTCTGGTCGCCCACGACCTTAGCGTGGAGGCCGATGTAGCCGTGCGCCGCGCCGCGCAACTGGCCGCCGAGCACGACGCCGAAGTCTGTCTGCTGCACGTCATCAAGAGTTCCCCGACCGCCGAGCTGCTTGGCAGGACCCGGCAAACCGCCGAAGCCGCCTTGCGCGACAGCGCTCAGGCAGCGGGACTGCAACGCTGCGAACTCCTGATCGGCGAAGGGTTGCCGGCAACGGTGATCGCCAGCACCGCCGAAGAAATGCAGGCCGACTTGCTGGTGACGGGTGCACACCATCCCCAGGTGGTGGAGCACTTTGACGGCACCACCCTGGAGCAGATCCTGCGCTGCTGCCGAGTGCCGGCACTGCTGGCGCTGGACGACCAGCTCCAGCCCTACCAGCGGGTGCTCAGCGCCCTGGACTTCTCGGTGGCCGCCTGCAACGCCTGGCGCGCGGCCTGCTGCTGGCTGCCGCCGCACAGCGAACTGCTGGCCGTGCATGCCTACGACACCGGTTCGGATAACAGGCGGGTGCAAGAACGCCTGGAGGAGCAGCAGGCTCTTCTGGAGCAACTCATGCAGGACGAATGCGCCCAGGTCGGCGAAGCCCTGCCGCATCGCAAGAGCCTGGTGAGCTCGCTGAATATCCGCGTCCTGCTCGACCAGAGCCTGGCCGACTGGCAGCCCCAGCTGCTGGTGCTCGGCAGCCGCGGACGCGCCGCATTGCAACAGGCCCTGCTGGGCAGCACGGCACGCTACTACCTGCGCCGCCCGCCCTGCGACCTGCTGGTCAGCGCCTGA
- a CDS encoding ParA family protein, whose translation MRRVVFNQKGGVGKSSIACNLAAVSAAEGYRTLLVDLDAQGNSTHYLTGLTGEDVPMGIADFFKQTLASGPFARKGKVDIYETPYDNLHVVTATAELADLQPKLEAKHKINKLRKLLDELAEDYDRIYLDTPPALNFYTVSALIAADRCLIPFDCDSFSRQALYGLLREIEELKEDHNEDLEVEGIVVNQFQPRASLPQQLLDELVEEELPVLPVYLMSSVKMRESHQECKPLIFLDPRHKLTQQFVELHNLLEA comes from the coding sequence ATGCGTCGCGTGGTTTTCAATCAGAAAGGTGGCGTGGGCAAGTCCAGCATCGCCTGCAACCTGGCCGCGGTGAGCGCCGCCGAAGGCTACCGCACGCTGCTGGTGGACCTTGATGCGCAAGGGAACTCGACCCATTACCTCACCGGTCTGACCGGCGAGGACGTGCCCATGGGCATCGCCGACTTCTTCAAGCAGACCCTGGCCAGCGGCCCCTTCGCGCGCAAGGGCAAGGTCGACATCTACGAGACCCCGTACGACAACCTCCACGTGGTCACCGCCACCGCCGAGCTGGCCGATCTGCAGCCCAAGCTCGAGGCCAAGCACAAGATCAACAAGCTGCGTAAGTTGCTCGACGAGCTGGCAGAGGACTACGACCGGATCTACCTGGATACGCCGCCAGCGCTGAACTTCTACACGGTTTCTGCGCTGATCGCTGCCGATCGCTGCCTGATTCCCTTCGACTGCGATAGCTTCTCCCGCCAGGCGCTGTACGGCCTGTTGCGCGAGATCGAAGAGCTCAAGGAAGACCACAACGAGGACCTCGAAGTGGAGGGGATCGTGGTCAACCAGTTCCAGCCGCGCGCCAGCCTGCCGCAGCAGCTGCTCGACGAACTGGTGGAAGAGGAGCTGCCGGTGCTGCCGGTCTACCTGATGAGCTCGGTGAAGATGCGCGAGTCGCACCAGGAGTGTAAGCCGCTGATCTTCCTCGACCCGCGGCACAAGCTGACCCAGCAGTTCGTCGAACTGCACAACCTGCTCGAGGCCTGA
- a CDS encoding LysR family transcriptional regulator, which produces MELRHLRYFIAVAEELHFGRAAETLGISQPPLSQQIQALEEEIGARLLERTNRRVALTEAGRLFLDEARQVLAQVDRAVLLARRAHQGELGELRIGFTASAPFTSTIPRSIHAFRQAYPEVHLDLQEMSSRQVVEALLEERLHVGVIRSFALPESLEAVELFSEPLVAILRADHPLAAESVEGLKMEALADEPFVFFPRSYGTGLYDQLQALARQAGFTPRIAQEAGEAMTIIGLVAAGLGVSMLPASFRRTRVDGVVYRTLLDPGACSSVWLVRRRNESAPAALSFIDLVTRSVTA; this is translated from the coding sequence ATGGAGCTGCGTCACCTGCGTTACTTCATTGCTGTTGCGGAAGAACTGCACTTCGGCCGCGCGGCAGAGACGTTGGGCATCTCCCAGCCACCGCTGAGCCAGCAGATCCAGGCGCTGGAAGAGGAGATTGGCGCGCGCCTGCTGGAGCGCACCAATCGTCGGGTGGCGCTGACCGAGGCCGGGCGGCTGTTCCTCGACGAGGCGCGGCAGGTGCTCGCCCAGGTCGATCGCGCGGTCCTGCTGGCGCGGCGGGCGCACCAGGGCGAACTGGGTGAACTGCGCATCGGCTTCACGGCCTCGGCGCCTTTCACCTCGACCATTCCGCGCAGCATCCATGCCTTCCGCCAGGCCTATCCGGAGGTGCATCTGGACCTGCAGGAGATGAGCAGCCGGCAGGTCGTCGAGGCGCTGCTCGAAGAGCGCCTGCACGTCGGGGTGATCCGCTCTTTTGCACTGCCCGAGTCGCTGGAGGCGGTGGAGCTGTTCAGCGAGCCGTTGGTCGCCATCCTGCGCGCCGACCATCCGCTGGCCGCCGAATCGGTCGAAGGGTTGAAGATGGAGGCACTGGCCGACGAACCATTCGTGTTCTTCCCGCGCAGCTACGGCACCGGTCTTTACGACCAGCTGCAGGCGTTGGCCCGCCAGGCCGGCTTCACCCCGCGCATCGCCCAGGAAGCGGGCGAGGCCATGACCATCATCGGCCTGGTCGCGGCAGGCCTGGGCGTCTCCATGCTGCCGGCTTCGTTCCGCCGCACGCGGGTCGACGGCGTGGTGTACCGCACCCTGCTCGACCCCGGAGCCTGCAGCTCGGTCTGGCTGGTACGACGGCGCAACGAAAGCGCGCCGGCAGCGCTCAGCTTCATCGACCTGGTGACCCGCAGCGTGACCGCCTGA
- a CDS encoding MFS transporter yields the protein MSHSALRASAEPEPAVIKAAQETNRALSGALGEIENYIEKGTPAFLRTSLALFAGGFATFALLYCVQPMMPVLSQTYSLTAAQSSLVLSIATIMMACGLLVTGPISDAIGRKPIMVASLILAALFTLGSAVMPSWHGVLAMRALVGLSLSGLAAVGMTYLSEEIHPQHLGLSMGLYISGNAIGGMSGRLITGVLVDFVSWHAAIGILGALALVAALVFWRILPESRNFRPTQLNVRQLADGFASHLRDAGLPWLFLEAFLLMGAFVTLFNYIGYRLLADPYHLSQSVVGVLSLVYLVGIYSSAWVGSLADRLGRRKVLWAVIVLMLSGLLLTFASPLPLIVAGMLLFTFGFFAAHSVASSWIGRRALKAKGQASSIYLFCYYLGSSVAGTTGGVFWHHFGWTGVGLFIAALLVAAVLVALHLARLAVLPRSIPAPSATRA from the coding sequence GTGAGTCACTCCGCCCTGCGGGCTTCCGCGGAACCCGAGCCCGCCGTCATCAAGGCCGCCCAGGAGACCAACCGAGCGCTGTCCGGCGCCCTCGGCGAGATCGAAAACTATATCGAGAAAGGCACCCCGGCCTTCCTGCGCACCTCGCTGGCGCTGTTCGCCGGCGGCTTCGCCACCTTCGCCCTGCTCTACTGCGTGCAACCGATGATGCCGGTGCTGTCGCAGACCTATTCCCTTACCGCTGCGCAGAGCAGCCTGGTGCTGTCCATCGCGACCATCATGATGGCCTGCGGGCTGCTGGTGACCGGGCCGATTTCCGACGCCATCGGCCGCAAGCCGATCATGGTCGCCTCGCTGATCCTCGCCGCCCTGTTCACCCTCGGCAGCGCGGTGATGCCCAGTTGGCATGGCGTGCTGGCCATGCGCGCACTGGTCGGGCTTTCGCTCAGCGGCCTGGCGGCGGTGGGCATGACCTACCTGAGCGAGGAAATCCATCCACAGCACCTCGGCTTGTCCATGGGGCTGTACATCAGCGGCAACGCCATTGGCGGCATGAGCGGCCGGCTGATCACCGGCGTGCTGGTGGACTTCGTCTCCTGGCATGCCGCCATCGGCATCCTCGGCGCACTCGCGCTGGTCGCCGCCCTGGTGTTCTGGCGCATCCTCCCGGAGTCGCGCAATTTTCGCCCGACCCAGCTGAACGTGCGGCAATTGGCCGACGGCTTCGCCTCGCACCTGCGCGATGCCGGCCTGCCCTGGCTGTTCCTCGAGGCCTTCCTGCTGATGGGCGCCTTCGTCACCCTGTTCAACTACATCGGCTACCGCCTGCTGGCCGATCCGTACCACCTCAGCCAGTCCGTGGTCGGAGTGCTTTCGCTGGTATACCTGGTCGGCATCTACAGCTCCGCCTGGGTCGGCTCGCTGGCTGACCGACTCGGTCGGCGCAAGGTGCTGTGGGCGGTGATAGTGCTGATGCTCAGCGGCCTGCTGCTGACTTTCGCCAGCCCGCTGCCGCTGATCGTCGCCGGCATGCTGCTGTTCACCTTCGGCTTCTTCGCCGCGCATTCGGTGGCCAGCAGCTGGATCGGCCGCCGCGCGCTCAAGGCCAAGGGCCAGGCCTCGTCGATCTACCTGTTCTGCTACTACCTGGGCTCCAGCGTGGCGGGCACCACCGGCGGGGTCTTCTGGCACCACTTCGGCTGGACCGGCGTTGGCCTGTTCATCGCCGCCCTGTTGGTCGCCGCCGTGCTGGTTGCCCTGCATTTGGCACGCCTTGCAGTGTTACCGCGCAGCATTCCCGCACCGAGCGCGACACGCGCATGA